The following proteins are encoded in a genomic region of Fervidobacterium pennivorans DSM 9078:
- the fsa gene encoding fructose-6-phosphate aldolase, producing the protein MKIFLDTANLEEIRQGVEWGIVDGVTTNPTLIAKEGADFEKRIKEICELVQGPVSAEVISLNWEGMVEEARKLAAIDEHVVIKIPMTPDGIKAVKILSAEGIRTNVTLVFSANQALLAAKAGATYVSPFVGRIDDNGNDGLKLLEEIMQIFANYGFETEVIAASIRHPMHVVEAALIGVDIATVPFDVLKKMFMHPLTDVGIKRFLQDWESYKSSKK; encoded by the coding sequence ATGAAAATCTTTCTCGATACAGCGAATCTTGAGGAGATAAGGCAGGGAGTGGAGTGGGGAATAGTAGATGGAGTTACAACAAACCCAACACTCATAGCAAAAGAAGGAGCAGATTTCGAAAAACGTATAAAGGAGATATGCGAGCTTGTCCAAGGACCTGTCTCTGCTGAGGTTATCTCTTTGAACTGGGAAGGCATGGTCGAAGAAGCTAGAAAACTTGCCGCAATCGACGAACATGTGGTAATAAAAATTCCAATGACTCCTGATGGAATAAAAGCTGTGAAGATACTATCAGCCGAAGGTATAAGAACAAACGTGACACTTGTTTTTAGTGCAAACCAAGCCTTACTCGCAGCGAAAGCTGGTGCAACGTATGTTAGTCCTTTCGTAGGAAGAATAGATGACAACGGTAACGATGGACTGAAATTGTTGGAAGAAATCATGCAAATTTTCGCTAATTATGGTTTTGAAACAGAAGTAATTGCCGCAAGTATAAGACACCCAATGCACGTTGTGGAAGCTGCACTTATAGGTGTGGATATAGCAACAGTTCCATTCGATGTGCTTAAGAAGATGTTTATGCATCCGTTAACCGATGTTGGGATAAAGAGATTCTTGCAAGACTGGGAATCTTACAAATCTTCGAAAAAGTAA
- a CDS encoding flavin reductase family protein, with product MNQLTFELRSGKYYYHYPFPVAIIGVKVDEKVNFMSVAWHTQLSFDPPLYGILISPKRYTNELIKQTDAFSVNFLKFEDYKIAGFVGRTSGKDLDKVKTFELKYFDGKVLPVPVLENAIACYECKIVDQKTYGDHILYVGEIVGIHYDKTYYDNGLSKSLLLYHGNDRYTYALNKSIKFGKEEVYNELSNKKV from the coding sequence ATGAACCAATTAACATTTGAACTGAGAAGTGGTAAATATTATTATCATTACCCATTTCCTGTTGCTATAATAGGAGTCAAGGTTGACGAAAAGGTAAATTTCATGTCCGTAGCGTGGCATACACAACTTTCTTTTGACCCGCCGCTATATGGTATCTTAATCTCACCAAAAAGATACACAAACGAGCTTATAAAACAAACAGATGCATTTTCTGTCAATTTTCTGAAGTTCGAAGATTACAAAATAGCCGGCTTTGTCGGAAGAACATCAGGAAAGGACTTAGATAAAGTTAAAACATTCGAACTAAAATACTTTGATGGGAAAGTTCTTCCTGTGCCTGTTTTAGAAAACGCAATAGCTTGTTATGAATGCAAAATAGTAGACCAAAAAACATACGGAGACCATATATTATACGTCGGCGAAATTGTTGGAATACATTACGATAAAACATACTACGACAATGGACTTTCAAAATCGTTGCTGCTCTACCATGGTAACGATAGATACACATACGCTCTAAACAAAAGCATAAAGTTCGGCAAAGAAGAAGTTTACAACGAACTTAGCAACAAAAAAGTTTAA